From Triticum urartu cultivar G1812 chromosome 2, Tu2.1, whole genome shotgun sequence, a single genomic window includes:
- the LOC125537012 gene encoding BTB/POZ and MATH domain-containing protein 2-like encodes MGVGCYIESSWFTVGGHYWCLHYYPDGSTEDGKDDIVVALELMELDQKAFKARVSFTISLFHCTTKRFSLSLSVALSANLPNPDYFVTHNINRGEMEASGYVVDDRLTIKCALTVIKEPYVIEEEAHVEEEAPPSEIMDQLGKLLEAKEGVDVTLEVQGVKFPAHKLVLAMRSPVFKAMLYGPMMEKDSSRIAINNMQPDVFKFLLHFIYNNSLPAVMGDDLLDEDNKREVTRHLLVAADHYGMERLKLMCESILCKDLNAESLATTLALASQHSCSRLQDACIRFIASSSTKIDDVVASKGYNRLKRTCPDTVTEMWEKASRLCKT; translated from the coding sequence ATGGGCGTCGGCTGCTACATCGAGTCGTCATGGTTCACTGTTGGCGGCCATTACTGGTGCCTCCATTATTACCCGGACGGGTCTACGGAAGATGGCAAGGACGACATAGTGGTCGCTCTGGAGCTGATGGAGCTGGACCAGAAGGCATTCAAGGCACGGGTATCCTTCACAATCAGCTTGTTCCACTGTACAACTAAGCGGTTTTCTCTTTCTTTGTCGGTGGCCCTGTCGGCCAATCTTCCCAATCCAGACTACTTTGTCACGCACAATATAAACAGAGGCGAGATGGAAGCATCGGGCTATGTTGTTGACGATCGTCTCACTATCAAATGCGCCTTGACTGTCATCAAGGAGCCATATGTTATCGAGGAGGAGGCCCATGTTGAGGAGGAGGCGCCACCGTCCGAAATCATGGACCAACTCGGGAAGCTGCTAGAGGCAAAGGAGGGTGTGGATGTGACACTCGAGGTTCAAGGAGTGAAATTTCCAGCCCACAAGCTCGTGCTAGCGATGCGGTCTCCGGTTTTCAAGGCGATGCTCTATGGACCGATGATGGAGAAGGATTCAAGCCGCATCGCCATTAACAACATGCAACCTGATGTCTTCAAGTTTCTGCTCCACTTCATATATAACAATTCATTGCCCGCGGTCATGGGCGACGACTTGCTAGATGAAGACAATAAGAGAGAGGTTACCAGACACCTGCTTGTGGCTGCAGATCACTATGGCATGGAAAGATTGAAGCTTATGTGCGAAAGCATCCTCTGCAAAGACCTCAATGCCGAGTCCCTTGCAACTACATTGGCTTTGGCCAGTCAACATAGTTGTTCTCGGCTACAAGATGCTTGCATTCGATTTATTGCATCATCATCTACTAAAATAGATGATGTGGTGGCAAGCAAAGGGTACAATCGGCTCAAAAGAACTTGTCCGGATACCGTAACGGAGATGTGGGAAAAAGCAAGTAGGCTCTGCAAAACCTAA